A portion of the Aythya fuligula isolate bAytFul2 chromosome 10, bAytFul2.pri, whole genome shotgun sequence genome contains these proteins:
- the TMEM43 gene encoding transmembrane protein 43 — translation MSRNFSDTGSKKEHVKITSEAKPGFLERLSETSGGMLMGLVTFLLSFYLLFTNEGRALRTAKSLDEGLSLVIPLDNIHSVSQQNEGRLVHLAGALSTSKPLFDPSYGLTIHAVKLKRTVEMYQWVEYEESREYEENGEIKKETKYTYNTEWKSEVVNSRNFDREIGHKNPSAMAVESFTAVSPNVQVGSFVLSKGLVDKIDDFKQLSLSNLEDPHADVTRGGDYFYHSENPRRPEVGDLRVSFFYAGLSGDDPHLGSADKVTVIARQKGDQLVPYHTKSGVVLQILYPGDLSVEEVFQKEHESNTMKTWALRAAGWLAMFVGINLMTRIVYTLVDWFPVVRDLVNIGLKAFAFCVASSLSLLTISVGWLFYRPLWALLIGLLSVVPIVVAKSRVPPKKHQ, via the exons ATGTCGAGGAAC TTCTCTGACACAGGCAGCAAAAAAGAACATGTTAAAATCACAAGTGAGGCCAAACCGGGGTTCCTGGAGAGGCTCAGCGAGACCTCTGGAGGCATGTTGATGGGACTTGTGAcgtttcttctgtctttctacCTTCTTTTTACCAACGAA GGACGAGCTTTGAGGACAGCCAAATCTCTTGATGAGGGACTTTCTCTTGTGATCCCTCTTGATAACATTCACAGTGTGTCTCAGCAGAATGAGGGGAGACTAGTACACTTAGCTGGCGCTCTGAGCACATCAAAG CCTTTGTTTGATCCCAGCTATGGGCTGACAATCCATGCTGTCAAGCTTAAGCGCACAGTGGAAATGTACCAGTGGGTAGAATATGAAGAATCTAG GGAGTATGAAGAAAATGGTGAgattaagaaagaaacaaagtatACATACA ATACTGAATGGAAATCTGAAGTTGTGAACAGCAGGAATTTTGATCGAGAAATTGGACACAAAAACCCAAG TGCCATGGCTGTGGAGTCTTTCACTGCAGTTTCTCCTAATGTCCAGGTTGGAAGCTTTGTCCTTTCCAAAG GTCTTGTGGATAAGATTGATGACTTCAAGCAGTTGAGCTTGTCAAACCTTGAGGATCCACATGCTGATGTTACTCGGGGAGGAGATTATTTTTACCACAGCGAGAACCCCAGGCGTCCAGAA GTGGGAGACCTTCGTGTCTCATTCTTCTATGCAGGTCTGAGTGGAGATGACCCCCATTTGGGCTCAGCTGATAAG GTGACTGTGATTGCTCGCCAGAAAGGTGACCAACTTGTTCCATATCACACCAAGTCTGGAGTTGTCCTGCAGATTCTCTACCCTGGGGATCTGTCCGTGGAG GAGGTGTTTCAGAAAGAGCACGAGAGTAACACCATGAAGACTTGGGCCCTCCGTgcagctggctggctggcaATGTTTGTAGGCATCAACCTAATGACCCGAATTGTTTACACTTTGG TGGACTGGTTTCCTGTTGTGAGAGATCTGGTTAACATTGGATTAAAAGCTTTTGCCTTCTGCGTAGCCAGTTCATTGTCACTCTTGACCATCTCCGTTGGCTGGCTCTTCTACCGCCCTCTCTGGGCTTTGCTGATTGGATTGCTCTCTGTAGTTCCAATCGTGGTTGCAAAATCCCGTGTTCCACCAAAGAAGCATCAGTGA
- the XPC gene encoding DNA repair protein complementing XP-C cells isoform X1, translating into MARKRKASIPAATASKKRPGGPRDEVKKEKEEEEEEADDFEEKKPSIKKSKPKVPATKKKEDSDPGVSKSANKPSKQKGVKLLAKENKKITENKGNHSKEQTCSDSLKPPQKETKLKRESSVKKEMDEDNTDDDDESEDEWEDVEELQEPVTDKLEEAAVHSSVALPSNPVEIEIETPEQRKKRERREKRKSEFETYLRRMMKRFSKEVREDTHKVHLLCLLANGFYRNRICSQPDLHAIGLSIIPTHFTKVSAGQVDILYLSNFVKWFIGTFTVNDELSIEKGEPLQSTLERRFAIYAARDDEELVHIFLIILRALQLLCRLVLSLQPVPLKETTAKGKGSSKRQSLSSTSEGRESSGTTPKAVAKKCPCKKAKKDEKSSGSEEDNKEPEKPRTARTKRTHKSKLTSGSQEQKEIGNEESGLGEKDVPVKPKNDRRRRVASKVCYKEESGSDEGSVSDFEVSEEESDLSDEDFVTVSKKQRRSLGSQKSKLTSIKSPKTETSESKQSKNCSGVEPRPAKSMAPALPHASRKRNKIISSDEDDGQQLVRKVVGTDQWLEVYLERENKWVCVDCVHGSVGQPQQCFRYSTKPLYYVVGFDNDGSVKDVTQRYDPVWMTTTRKNRVDPEWWEDTLQPYRSPFVERDEKEEKEFQVKLQDQPLPTAIGEYKNHPLYALKRHLLKYQAIYPESAAILGYCRGEAVYSRDCVHTLHSKDTWLKQARVVRIGEVPYKMVKGYSNQARKARLAEPANRDKEDLALFGRWQTEEYQPPIAVDGKVPRNEYGNVYLFLPSMLPVGCVQLRLPNLNRLARKLDIDCAQAITGFDFHGGYSHPVTDGYVVCEEYKEVLIAAWENEQAEIEKKEKEKREKRALGNWKLLTKGLLIRERLKQRYSIKTESSAPETEKGAGFSSDEEGGPSSGTAGRDVAISWPQNRQVEKQKEEQTTKKSKREKKGEAAQLFPFEKL; encoded by the exons ATGGCGAGGAAACGCAAAGCCTCCATCCCAGCGGCGACCGCCAGCAAGAAACGCCCCGGGGGGCCGCGGGATGAGgtgaagaaggagaaggaagaggaggaggaggaggcag ATGATTTTGAAGAGAAGAAGCCCAGTATAAAGAAGAGCAAACCCAAAGTTCCAGCTACgaagaagaaagaagactcTGATCCTGGAGTTTCCAAGTCAGCAAATAaaccttcaaaacaaaaaggggTAAAATTgctagcaaaagaaaataaaaaaatcacagaaaataaaggaaatcacAGTAAAGAGCAAACCTGCAG TGATTCACTGAAGCCCCCTCAGAAGGAGACAAAGTTGAAGAGAGAATCTTCTGTTAAAAAGGAGATGGATGAAGACAATACTGATGACGATGATGAAAGTGAAGATGAATGGGAGGATGTGGAAG AACTCCAGGAACCTGTCACAGATAAGTTAGAAGAAGCTGCTGTTCATTCCTCAGTGGCGCTGCCAAGCAATCCGGTTGAGATAGAGATTGAAACGCCAGAACAACgtaagaaaagagagagaag agaaaaaaggaaatctgagtTTGAGACCTATCTTCGGAGAATGATGAAACGTTTCAGCAAGGAGGTTCGTGAGGACACGCATAAG GTTCACCTCTTGTGTTTATTAGCGAATGGTTTCTATAGGAACAGGATCTGCAGCCAGCCAGATCTTCATGCCATTGGTCTGTCCATCATCCCCACACACTTCACAAAAGTGTCTGCAGGCCAAGTGGACATTCTCTACCTTTCCAACTTCGTGAAATG GTTTATTGGAACCTTCACTGTCAATGATGAGCTCTCCATTGAAAAAGGAGAGCCCCTTCAGTCAACCTTGGAGAGGCGCTTTGCCATCTATGCTGCACGAGACGATGAAGAGTTGGTTCAT atatttttaattattctccGAGCATTACAACTACTGTGTCGCCTTGTGCTGTCTCTTCAGCCTGTTCCTCTCAAGGAGACAACAGCAAAG GGAAAAGGCTCATCCAAGAGGCAGTCACTCAGCAGTACCTCTGAAGGGCGGGAAAGCTCTGGCACAACACCCAAAGCTGTGGCAAAAAAATGTCCCTGCAAAAAAGCCAAGAAGGATGAGAAATCCTCAGGGAGTGAAGAAGACAACAAGGAGCCAGAGAAACCCAGAACTGCTCGGACCAAAAGGACACACAAGTCGAAGCTGACTtcaggcagccaggagcagaaggaaattGGTAATGAGGAGAGTGGTTTAGGGGAAAAAGATGTGCCCGTCAAGCCCAAGAACGATCGCAGGAGACGAGTGGCCTCCAAAGTGTGTTACAAAGAAGAGAGTGGAAGTGATGAGGGCAGTGTTTCAGACTTTGAGGTTTCAGAGGAGGAGAGTGATCTCTCTGATGAGGATTTCGTAACTGTATCTAAAAAACAGAGAAGGTCATTGGGCTCCCAGAAATCAAAGCTAACGTCTATCAAAAGCCCCAAAACTGAGACTTCAGAATCAAAGCAATCCAAAAATTGTTCTGGAGTTGAGCCCAGACCAGCCAAAAGCATGGCTCCAGCATTGCCTCATGCATCgagaaagaggaacaaaatCATTTCTAGTGATGAGGATGATGGGCAGCAGCTGGTAAGGAAAGTCGTTGGCACAGACCAGTGGCTAGAGGTTTACCTTGAGCGTGAGAACAAGTGGGTGTGTGTGGACTGCGTTCATGGCAGTGTTGGTCAGCCCCAGCAGTGCTTCAGATATTCCACAAAGCCACTTTACTACGTTGTGGGATTTGACAACGATGGGAGCGTCAAGGACGTGACACAAAGATATGACCCAGTGTGGATGACCACAACGAGGAAGAACCGTGTGGACCCTGAGTGGTGGGAGGACACGCTGCAGCCATATAGAAGTCCCTTTGTGGAAAGAGAcgagaaggaggaaaaggag TTTCAAGTTAAGCTTCAAGATCAACCTCTACCAACAGCAATTGGAGAGTACAAGAACCACCCTCTTTATGCACTAAAGAGGCATCTCTTGAAGTATCAGGCAATCTATCCTGAGTCAGCTGCTATCCTAGGGTACTGCAGGGGAGAGGCTGTCTACTCCAG AGATTGTGTACACACGCTCCACTCCAAGGACACTTGGCTAAAGCAGGCTCGAGTAGTGAGGATTGGAGAAGTACCTTACAAG ATGGTGAAGGGATATTCCAACCAGGCAAGGAAGGCACGCCTTGCAGAGCCTGCAAACCGGGACAAAGAGGACCTGGCACTGTTTGGTCGCTGGCAAACAGAGGAGTACCAGCCACCTATAGCAGTGGATGGAAAG GTTCCTCGGAATGAGTATGGAAACGTCTATCTCTTCTTGCCATCCATGTTACCCGTTGGCTGTGTGCAGCTCAGACTCCCCAACCTGAACAGATTGGCACGGAAGCTGGACATTGACTGTGCTCAAGCAATCACAGGATTTGATTTTCATGGTGGCTACTCGCACCCAGT TACTGATGGCTACGTTGTTTGTGAAGAATATAAAGAGGTGCTCATTGCTGCCTGGGAGAATGAAcaagcagaaatagaaaagaaggagaaggag AAGCGTGAGAAGAGAGCTCTGGGGAATTGGAAGTTGCTGACAAAAGGACTTCTTATCAGAGAGAGACTGAAGCAACGCTATTCCATCAAG acTGAGTCATCTGCACCTGAGACAGAGAAAGGAGCTGGATTCTCCTCTGATGAAGAAGGAGGTCCAAGTTCAGGAACTGCAGGACGGGATGTGGCAATTTCTTGGCCCCAAAATCGCCAGGtagagaagcagaaggaagagcagaCAACCAAAAAGAGCAAGcgagaaaaaaagggagaggcaGCACAGTTGTTTCCTTTTGAGAAACTGTGA
- the XPC gene encoding DNA repair protein complementing XP-C cells isoform X2 — MARKRKASIPAATASKKRPGGPRDEVKKEKEEEEEEADDFEEKKPSIKKSKPKVPATKKKEDSDPGVSKSANKPSKQKGVKLLAKENKKITENKGNHSKEQTCSDSLKPPQKETKLKRESSVKKEMDEDNTDDDDESEDEWEDVEELQEPVTDKLEEAAVHSSVALPSNPVEIEIETPEQRKKRERREKRKSEFETYLRRMMKRFSKEVREDTHKVHLLCLLANGFYRNRICSQPDLHAIGLSIIPTHFTKVSAGQVDILYLSNFVKWFIGTFTVNDELSIEKGEPLQSTLERRFAIYAARDDEELVHIFLIILRALQLLCRLVLSLQPVPLKETTAKGKGSSKRQSLSSTSEGRESSGTTPKAVAKKCPCKKAKKDEKSSGSEEDNKEPEKPRTARTKRTHKSKLTSGSQEQKEIGNEESGLGEKDVPVKPKNDRRRRVASKVCYKEESGSDEGSVSDFEVSEEESDLSDEDFVTVSKKQRRSLGSQKSKLTSIKSPKTETSESKQSKNCSGVEPRPAKSMAPALPHASRKRNKIISSDEDDGQQLVRKVVGTDQWLEVYLERENKWVCVDCVHGSVGQPQQCFRYSTKPLYYVVGFDNDGSVKDVTQRYDPVWMTTTRKNRVDPEWWEDTLQPYRSPFVERDEKEEKEFQVKLQDQPLPTAIGEYKNHPLYALKRHLLKYQAIYPESAAILGYCRGEAVYSRDCVHTLHSKDTWLKQARVVRIGEVPYKMVKGYSNQARKARLAEPANRDKEDLALFGRWQTEEYQPPIAVDGKVPRNEYGNVYLFLPSMLPVGCVQLRLPNLNRLARKLDIDCAQAITGFDFHGGYSHPVS, encoded by the exons ATGGCGAGGAAACGCAAAGCCTCCATCCCAGCGGCGACCGCCAGCAAGAAACGCCCCGGGGGGCCGCGGGATGAGgtgaagaaggagaaggaagaggaggaggaggaggcag ATGATTTTGAAGAGAAGAAGCCCAGTATAAAGAAGAGCAAACCCAAAGTTCCAGCTACgaagaagaaagaagactcTGATCCTGGAGTTTCCAAGTCAGCAAATAaaccttcaaaacaaaaaggggTAAAATTgctagcaaaagaaaataaaaaaatcacagaaaataaaggaaatcacAGTAAAGAGCAAACCTGCAG TGATTCACTGAAGCCCCCTCAGAAGGAGACAAAGTTGAAGAGAGAATCTTCTGTTAAAAAGGAGATGGATGAAGACAATACTGATGACGATGATGAAAGTGAAGATGAATGGGAGGATGTGGAAG AACTCCAGGAACCTGTCACAGATAAGTTAGAAGAAGCTGCTGTTCATTCCTCAGTGGCGCTGCCAAGCAATCCGGTTGAGATAGAGATTGAAACGCCAGAACAACgtaagaaaagagagagaag agaaaaaaggaaatctgagtTTGAGACCTATCTTCGGAGAATGATGAAACGTTTCAGCAAGGAGGTTCGTGAGGACACGCATAAG GTTCACCTCTTGTGTTTATTAGCGAATGGTTTCTATAGGAACAGGATCTGCAGCCAGCCAGATCTTCATGCCATTGGTCTGTCCATCATCCCCACACACTTCACAAAAGTGTCTGCAGGCCAAGTGGACATTCTCTACCTTTCCAACTTCGTGAAATG GTTTATTGGAACCTTCACTGTCAATGATGAGCTCTCCATTGAAAAAGGAGAGCCCCTTCAGTCAACCTTGGAGAGGCGCTTTGCCATCTATGCTGCACGAGACGATGAAGAGTTGGTTCAT atatttttaattattctccGAGCATTACAACTACTGTGTCGCCTTGTGCTGTCTCTTCAGCCTGTTCCTCTCAAGGAGACAACAGCAAAG GGAAAAGGCTCATCCAAGAGGCAGTCACTCAGCAGTACCTCTGAAGGGCGGGAAAGCTCTGGCACAACACCCAAAGCTGTGGCAAAAAAATGTCCCTGCAAAAAAGCCAAGAAGGATGAGAAATCCTCAGGGAGTGAAGAAGACAACAAGGAGCCAGAGAAACCCAGAACTGCTCGGACCAAAAGGACACACAAGTCGAAGCTGACTtcaggcagccaggagcagaaggaaattGGTAATGAGGAGAGTGGTTTAGGGGAAAAAGATGTGCCCGTCAAGCCCAAGAACGATCGCAGGAGACGAGTGGCCTCCAAAGTGTGTTACAAAGAAGAGAGTGGAAGTGATGAGGGCAGTGTTTCAGACTTTGAGGTTTCAGAGGAGGAGAGTGATCTCTCTGATGAGGATTTCGTAACTGTATCTAAAAAACAGAGAAGGTCATTGGGCTCCCAGAAATCAAAGCTAACGTCTATCAAAAGCCCCAAAACTGAGACTTCAGAATCAAAGCAATCCAAAAATTGTTCTGGAGTTGAGCCCAGACCAGCCAAAAGCATGGCTCCAGCATTGCCTCATGCATCgagaaagaggaacaaaatCATTTCTAGTGATGAGGATGATGGGCAGCAGCTGGTAAGGAAAGTCGTTGGCACAGACCAGTGGCTAGAGGTTTACCTTGAGCGTGAGAACAAGTGGGTGTGTGTGGACTGCGTTCATGGCAGTGTTGGTCAGCCCCAGCAGTGCTTCAGATATTCCACAAAGCCACTTTACTACGTTGTGGGATTTGACAACGATGGGAGCGTCAAGGACGTGACACAAAGATATGACCCAGTGTGGATGACCACAACGAGGAAGAACCGTGTGGACCCTGAGTGGTGGGAGGACACGCTGCAGCCATATAGAAGTCCCTTTGTGGAAAGAGAcgagaaggaggaaaaggag TTTCAAGTTAAGCTTCAAGATCAACCTCTACCAACAGCAATTGGAGAGTACAAGAACCACCCTCTTTATGCACTAAAGAGGCATCTCTTGAAGTATCAGGCAATCTATCCTGAGTCAGCTGCTATCCTAGGGTACTGCAGGGGAGAGGCTGTCTACTCCAG AGATTGTGTACACACGCTCCACTCCAAGGACACTTGGCTAAAGCAGGCTCGAGTAGTGAGGATTGGAGAAGTACCTTACAAG ATGGTGAAGGGATATTCCAACCAGGCAAGGAAGGCACGCCTTGCAGAGCCTGCAAACCGGGACAAAGAGGACCTGGCACTGTTTGGTCGCTGGCAAACAGAGGAGTACCAGCCACCTATAGCAGTGGATGGAAAG GTTCCTCGGAATGAGTATGGAAACGTCTATCTCTTCTTGCCATCCATGTTACCCGTTGGCTGTGTGCAGCTCAGACTCCCCAACCTGAACAGATTGGCACGGAAGCTGGACATTGACTGTGCTCAAGCAATCACAGGATTTGATTTTCATGGTGGCTACTCGCACCCAGT tagCTGA